ATGATGTCCGACTCCTCGGGCTCGGCCGGATCCTCGGGGAGCAGTCCTTGGGAACGCAGCAACGCCAGCCACTCGGCCCGCTCCTTCGCGGCGCCGGCCTCCTCGGCGGCCACGTCGTTGAGCAGTCCGAGGTCCGCCCGCACCCGCACGTGCTCACCGCGCAGGAAACCTGCGGCGGTCGGCAGGTCGTGGGTGGACAGGCTGGCCGCCGCCCGCGACGGCCACTCGGCCGGCTCCAGCAAGGGCTCGCCGGGCGCGGACTCGTCGCGGGTGAACCACGACACCGCGCACCCCAGCATCCCGTTGTCGGCCAGCGCCTCGGTGACCTCCGGCTCGACGGTGCCGAGGTCCTCGCCGATGACGGTGGCGCCCGCCCGGTGCGCCTCGAGGGCGAGGACGGCCAGCATGGCGTCGGCGTCGTAGTGCACATAGGTGCCGCGGTCCGGGCCGTCGCCTGGAGGTATCCACCACAGCCGCCACAGGCCGGCGACATGGTCGATCCGCAGACCGTCGGCAAAAGTCACGACGGCGCGCAGCGTGTCACGCAGGGCGGCGTACCCGGTGGCGGCGAGACGGTCCGGCCGCCAGGGCGGCAGCCCCCAATCCTGGCCCCGGGGCGTGAAGTTGTCGGGGGGTGCCCCGACGCTGACGCCGGTGGCAAGCACGTCGGCCAGCGCCCATGCGTCGGCGCCTTCGGCATCGACCCCGACCGGCAGGTCATGCAGTACGCCCAGGGCCATTCCGGCGCTCTGGGCGGCGCCCCGCACCGCGATCAACTGCTCGGCGCACCGTTGCTGCACCCAGGCGTGGAACGCCACCCGGGGCTCCAGCTCCCGGCGTGCGGCCGCCACGGCCGGTCCGGCGACATCCCGCAAGTCCTCGGGCCACCGGCTCCACCGGCCGCCGTGCCGCTCGGCCAGCGCGCAGTACGTGGCCCAGTCGCGCAATCCGGCCGAACCGGTCGGTTGCCCGGCCAGCGGGGAAGGCCTCCCCTCGGCGCGCCACAGCAACTCCAGCGCCGATCGCTTGGCCGCCCACACGAGGTCGTGGTCGATCCGCTCGGTGCTCGCCGAGACTCGCAGCGCGTTCACCTCCGCGCGGGTTTCGGGGTCGGCCCGAAGATAGCTGTCCAGGTCCTCGATGCGCAGCGCCAGCGGATTGGCGAAGCGCCGGCTGGACGGTGTGTACGGCGACGGCTGCACGGGGTGCGTCGGCCCGGGGGCGCTGAGGGGGTTGAGCAGCACCGCGCCGGCCCCGTGCTCGGCCGCGGTCCACTCCATGAACTCGCGCAGGTCGCCTAAGTCGCCGATGCCCCACGAGCGCGCCGAGCGCAGCGCGTACAACTGCAACATCCAGCCCCAGGTAGCCGGCGCGGCCGGCACCCGCGGGGGCGCCGCGACCAGGGTGGCCTCCTGGCCGTCGGCCGTGTGCAAGCGATACCAGCCGGGCTGCAGGTCGGCGGGCAGCTCGTCGCGCGCCTCGATCCGGGTGCCGTCCTCGGCCACCAAATATGAGGCCCCGGGCATTGGGTGGCGGCGTCCGTCGACGCGGACGGCGACAGTGGACGGCAGGACGCCAGCGTGGTCCCGCTCGTCCACCTTGGCCAACTCGCGGCGCCGGTCGGCTTCGGTGCGGGCATCGACGTCGAGCATCGCGAGCACGCGGACGACCACGTCGGCGTCGACCTGGACCGGCTCTCGTCGCTCGTTTCGGTAGGAGGTCGCCACCCCATGCGCGGACGCCAGCCGGCGCAGGTCGTCCGGTATCGGTTTCGGGTCTGCCATCACCGCGCCCGCGGTCGGACGACTCTGGAGGGGAGGAGGGATGCGTAGACGCGACGCCGATGCGGGGACACCCCGCTGGTATACCCGACCGGTGTCTTCCCACACCGGCCTGCGACCCGCCGGTGCGCCGAACGGCT
This genomic window from Mycobacterium saskatchewanense contains:
- the malQ gene encoding 4-alpha-glucanotransferase is translated as MADPKPIPDDLRRLASAHGVATSYRNERREPVQVDADVVVRVLAMLDVDARTEADRRRELAKVDERDHAGVLPSTVAVRVDGRRHPMPGASYLVAEDGTRIEARDELPADLQPGWYRLHTADGQEATLVAAPPRVPAAPATWGWMLQLYALRSARSWGIGDLGDLREFMEWTAAEHGAGAVLLNPLSAPGPTHPVQPSPYTPSSRRFANPLALRIEDLDSYLRADPETRAEVNALRVSASTERIDHDLVWAAKRSALELLWRAEGRPSPLAGQPTGSAGLRDWATYCALAERHGGRWSRWPEDLRDVAGPAVAAARRELEPRVAFHAWVQQRCAEQLIAVRGAAQSAGMALGVLHDLPVGVDAEGADAWALADVLATGVSVGAPPDNFTPRGQDWGLPPWRPDRLAATGYAALRDTLRAVVTFADGLRIDHVAGLWRLWWIPPGDGPDRGTYVHYDADAMLAVLALEAHRAGATVIGEDLGTVEPEVTEALADNGMLGCAVSWFTRDESAPGEPLLEPAEWPSRAAASLSTHDLPTAAGFLRGEHVRVRADLGLLNDVAAEEAGAAKERAEWLALLRSQGLLPEDPAEPEESDIIAAMHRLLAATPSRLKLISPYDVIAEPRQPNLPGTIDEYPNWRIPLPETLEELRADPRVAEITAAFRAVAPR